A single window of Jiangella alkaliphila DNA harbors:
- a CDS encoding M20/M25/M40 family metallo-hydrolase: MAEPDVLTLAADLIRIDTTNPGDGTGRERPAAEYVAEKLGEAGIEATLIESAPNRANVVARVPGTDPGRDPILVHGHLDVVPAEAADWSVHPFSGEVRDGMLWGRGAIDMKGMDAMMLAVVRAWAREGRRPARDVVLAFTADEEASAAHGSTWLVTKHADLFEGVTEGISESGGYTFHAGGERLYPVAAGERGTAWLKLTAHGRAGHGSRINADNAVAALAGAVHRLAEYEWPLRLTPTVRASLEAIGAALGVAVDLDDVDATIERFGPARALVEAVLRNSTNPTMLSAGYKVNVIPETATAFVDGRVVPGARDEFEATVASLIGPAVAWEYEHAEVALSADPASPAFAAMAAALLAEDPGAHVVPVCMAGGTDAKQFSRLGITGYGFSPLRLPPDLDYSALFHGVDERVPVDALEFGVRVLDRFLTT, from the coding sequence ATGGCTGAGCCCGACGTCCTGACCCTCGCCGCCGACCTCATCCGCATCGACACCACCAACCCCGGCGACGGCACCGGGCGGGAGCGGCCGGCCGCCGAGTACGTCGCGGAGAAGCTGGGCGAGGCGGGCATCGAGGCGACGCTGATCGAGTCGGCGCCGAACCGCGCGAACGTCGTCGCCCGGGTGCCCGGCACCGATCCCGGCCGCGACCCGATCCTCGTCCACGGTCACCTCGACGTCGTCCCGGCCGAGGCCGCCGACTGGTCCGTGCACCCGTTCTCCGGCGAGGTCCGCGACGGCATGCTGTGGGGCCGCGGGGCCATCGACATGAAGGGCATGGACGCGATGATGCTCGCCGTCGTGCGGGCCTGGGCGCGCGAGGGCCGCCGGCCGGCCCGCGACGTCGTCCTCGCGTTCACCGCCGACGAGGAGGCCAGCGCGGCGCACGGCTCGACCTGGCTGGTCACCAAGCACGCCGACCTGTTCGAGGGCGTCACCGAGGGCATCAGCGAGTCCGGCGGCTACACCTTCCACGCCGGCGGTGAGCGCCTGTACCCCGTTGCCGCGGGGGAGCGAGGGACCGCCTGGCTGAAGCTGACCGCGCACGGCCGGGCCGGGCACGGGTCGCGGATCAACGCCGACAACGCGGTGGCGGCGCTGGCCGGGGCGGTGCACCGGCTGGCCGAGTACGAGTGGCCGTTGCGGCTGACACCGACGGTCCGGGCGTCACTGGAGGCCATCGGGGCGGCGCTGGGCGTCGCCGTCGACCTCGACGATGTCGACGCGACGATCGAGCGCTTCGGGCCGGCGCGGGCACTGGTCGAGGCCGTCCTGCGCAACAGCACGAACCCGACGATGCTGAGCGCCGGCTACAAGGTGAACGTCATCCCGGAGACCGCGACGGCGTTCGTCGACGGCCGGGTCGTGCCCGGCGCCCGCGACGAGTTCGAGGCGACCGTCGCGTCGCTGATCGGGCCGGCGGTGGCCTGGGAGTACGAGCACGCCGAGGTCGCGCTGTCCGCCGACCCCGCGTCGCCGGCGTTCGCCGCGATGGCCGCCGCGCTGCTGGCCGAGGACCCCGGCGCGCACGTCGTCCCCGTCTGCATGGCCGGCGGCACCGACGCCAAGCAGTTCTCCCGGCTCGGCATCACCGGCTACGGCTTCTCGCCGCTGCGGCTGCCGCCGGACCTCGACTACTCGGCGCTGTTCCACGGCGTCGACGAGCGGGTGCCCGTCGACGCGCTGGAGTTCGGCGTCCGGGTCCTGGACCGGTTCCTGACCACCTGA